The Actinotalea sp. JY-7876 sequence GTGCAGGGTGACACCGACCGCGTGCAGCTCGTCCATCACGCGCCGCGCCTCGTCCGGGTCGGTCATGATCACCGACTCGGTGATCTCCAGCACCAGGCGCGAGGCGGGCACCCCGTGCCGCTCGAGGGCGCGCCGCACCCGGCCCGGCAGGTCCGCCGACCAGAACTCGGCGTGGGACAGGTTGACCGCCACCGACGCGCTCGCGGTGTGCTCGCGTCCCCAGGCGGCGAGCCGGGCGCACACGTCGTCGAGCACCTGCTCGGCCAGCGCGGTCACCGCCGGTTGGTCCACCAGGGCCGGCAGGAACTCGCCCGGCAGCAGGAGGCCGCGCTCCGGGTGCTGCCAGCGCACCAGCGCCTCGAAGTGGCACGCGACGCCGTCCGCCAGGCGCACGACGGGCTGGTAGTGGACCACCAGCTGGCGCTCGGCCAGCGCGACCCGCAGCTCCGCGCGGGTCCGCAGTCGCTCGGTGGCGCGCGTGTGCATCTCCGGGTCGAAGAGGGCCGTCGTGCCGCGTTCGGCGGACTTCGCCTCGTACATCGCGATGTCGGCGTCCCGCAGGACGTGCTCCGGGTCCGTGTACGGGGTGTCCGACGTGGCGATGCCGATGCTGGCGGTCACGGCCACCTCGTGGCCGGCCAGGTCGACCGGCCGCGCCACCGCCTCGCGCGCCCGCCGCGCCACGGCGAGCACCTCCTCGGGCGTCGCCCCCGTGACCAGCACCGCGAACTCGTCGCCGCCCAGGCGCGCGGCCGTGTCGCACGTGCGCAGCTCGGTCCGGAGGCGCTCGGCGATGGCGGTCAGGAGCTGGTCGCCCACCAGGTGCCCCAGCGAGTCGTTGACCAGCTTGAACCCGTCGACGTCGAGGAACATCACGGCGAAGCGGTGGTCGGGGTCGCGCTGCCGCTGCTCGAGCGCGTGACGCAGGCGGCCCAGGAAGTGGCGCCGGTTGGGCAGCCCGGTGACCTCGTCGTACAGGGCCCCGAGCCGCAGCCGCTCCTCGAGGACCTTGCGCTCGTCGATGTCCGACAGGGAGCCGACGACGCGCCCCGCGGAGCCGTCCTGGCCGGGCATCGCGAGGGCCCGGTACAGGAGCCAGCGCTGCCGGCCGTCGTCGTCGATCGTGCGGTACTCGATCTCGACCGCCGTGCCGGGTGCGCGCCGCGCGGCCGCCGTCGCCTCCGCGAGCCGGACGACGTCGTCGGGGTGCACGTGCCGGCGCCAGCTCGCCACGTCCGAGGGGGCGTCCCCGCTCAGCCCGACCAGCTCGCGGGCGCGGGGGGACAGGTAGGTCCGCTCCTCCACGCCGTCGTACTCCCACAGGCCGTCCCGCGCGGCCTCGGCGACCAGCGCGTAGCGGCGCTCGTTGCTGCGCACGGCCGCCTGCAGCGCCTGCTGCTCGAGCGCGGACGCCAGCAGCGCGGACCAGTGGTGGAACGTCTCGCGTGCGGCCGCCGGGTCGATCTCGGCCACCAGTGCGAGCAGGCCCCACCGGCGCTCGCGCGTGCGGACCGGCAGGACGTGGCACACGAGGCGCTCCTGAGGGTCCGCGTCGCGGACCAGGGACGCGTGGGGGAAGCGCTCGACGGGCACCGTGGTGCCGACGCGCTCGCCGAGCCGCCCGGCGGGGTCGTGGACGCCCTCGACGCGCAGGTCGCCGGCGTCGTCCCAGGCCGCGAACACGGCGGCACGGACCCGGGTCCCGGCCAGCCAGTCGAGCGTGCGCGGGTCCGCCGCGGCGAGCAGCCCGACGTCCACGGCGTACTGCTCGTCCAGCATCTGCCCGACCTGGGCCGAGCGGCGCAGGAGCGCCACCGCCTGCACCTCGCGCAGCACGGCGAGGGTCAGGCCCGCGTGCTCGGGCCGGTGGGTCGCGCGGACGTACTCGTCGAGCGTGCGGGTGACGCGCCGCAGCGCGTCGTTGCGGCCCGTGGAGCGGAGCAGGGCGGCCCGCAGCGACTCGAGCACGTCGGGCGGGTCGCCGCCCGGTGACCGCAGCGTCGCCGGGTCCGTGCGCAGGAGTCGCTCGACGGCGTCGAGGAGCTCCTCGCCCACGGGTGCGACGGCGTCGTCGCGTCCGTCACGGCCGGTGACCAGGGCCTGGCGCAGCCGGTGGGCCGTGGCGTCGCGCGCGGCCCGCGGGTCGACCGCGACCCGAAGGCCGGGACGGCCCGCCACCGGGCCGACGCCGGGCCGGCACCCGCACGACCAGCGCACGACGAGGGTCGCCGGCGCCACGTGCGCGGTGGGCGGCACCTCCTCGCCGGCGACCATGCGCAGGGCCAGGCGCGCGGCGAGCGCACCCACCTCGTCGAACGGCTGGTCCACGGTCGTCAGCGCGGGGCTGGCGAAGCTCGCGGGCTCGATGTTGTCGAAGCCCGTGATCGCGAGGTCACCGGGGACCGCGACGCCCCCGGCGGTGACGGCCTCGAGGAAGGCGACCGCGTTGCGGTCCGTGCCCGACACGACGGCCGTGGGCCGGTCGTCGGCCGCGAGGAAGACCGCGGCCGCCGCCCGCCCACCGGCC is a genomic window containing:
- a CDS encoding EAL domain-containing protein, whose product is MTHPPTLLVLTPSTGGDYFGGLLTGVARELAAVGGRAVVVQTLEPGLESDQPGEAPDFAVPVGWDEVDGVVAVTYAVGAAYLRSAQEHGLPVVVTSARLDDLTAPSAVADNVGGTRAAVEHLLAHGHTRIGFVGNLVQRDTAERYETLLGTLEDHGLASAPRHLFVAPDNGEAGGRAAAAVFLAADDRPTAVVSGTDRNAVAFLEAVTAGGVAVPGDLAITGFDNIEPASFASPALTTVDQPFDEVGALAARLALRMVAGEEVPPTAHVAPATLVVRWSCGCRPGVGPVAGRPGLRVAVDPRAARDATAHRLRQALVTGRDGRDDAVAPVGEELLDAVERLLRTDPATLRSPGGDPPDVLESLRAALLRSTGRNDALRRVTRTLDEYVRATHRPEHAGLTLAVLREVQAVALLRRSAQVGQMLDEQYAVDVGLLAAADPRTLDWLAGTRVRAAVFAAWDDAGDLRVEGVHDPAGRLGERVGTTVPVERFPHASLVRDADPQERLVCHVLPVRTRERRWGLLALVAEIDPAAARETFHHWSALLASALEQQALQAAVRSNERRYALVAEAARDGLWEYDGVEERTYLSPRARELVGLSGDAPSDVASWRRHVHPDDVVRLAEATAAARRAPGTAVEIEYRTIDDDGRQRWLLYRALAMPGQDGSAGRVVGSLSDIDERKVLEERLRLGALYDEVTGLPNRRHFLGRLRHALEQRQRDPDHRFAVMFLDVDGFKLVNDSLGHLVGDQLLTAIAERLRTELRTCDTAARLGGDEFAVLVTGATPEEVLAVARRAREAVARPVDLAGHEVAVTASIGIATSDTPYTDPEHVLRDADIAMYEAKSAERGTTALFDPEMHTRATERLRTRAELRVALAERQLVVHYQPVVRLADGVACHFEALVRWQHPERGLLLPGEFLPALVDQPAVTALAEQVLDDVCARLAAWGREHTASASVAVNLSHAEFWSADLPGRVRRALERHGVPASRLVLEITESVIMTDPDEARRVMDELHAVGVTLHVDDFGTGQSSLHALRHFPVDALKIDGSFIREMDDPPTAELVRVILEIGQVLGLDVVAECVETPEQAERLRALGCRHAQGWLFGRAVPGDEAGRLLGRRLAPV